One region of Chryseobacterium sp. C-71 genomic DNA includes:
- a CDS encoding acyl transferase, which produces MKSIFDIKTEQEFLDVALTTFRYQYRNIEVYQKFVDYLSIDVEKVKSIEKIPFLPIEMFKNHQILDKNISTDLYFQSSGTTQMNLSKHFIANEDIYQESIYKSFEQFIGKPEDFIFLGLLPSYLEKQNSSLIYMVDYLMKKSDKPENGYFLYNHVDLFKLLNELKDKKVILFGVSFALLDFLDYCNSERSEESPNSLKNLVVIETGGMKGRKEEMTKDELLKILQNGFKTEKIYSEYSMTELLSQAYSLGENVYECPKWMRVLIRNVEDPFSYETAGKTGAINIIDLANIHSCSFIATQDLGKLLSEDEKKFQVLGRIDHSDIRGCSLLVS; this is translated from the coding sequence TTGAAAAGTATATTTGACATAAAGACCGAACAAGAATTTCTGGATGTGGCACTGACAACTTTTCGGTATCAATACAGAAATATTGAGGTCTACCAAAAGTTTGTTGATTACCTCAGTATCGACGTAGAAAAAGTTAAGTCTATCGAAAAGATTCCTTTTCTGCCGATTGAAATGTTTAAAAATCATCAGATTTTAGACAAAAATATTTCCACTGATTTGTATTTTCAAAGTTCGGGAACGACGCAGATGAATTTGTCTAAACATTTCATTGCAAACGAAGATATATACCAGGAAAGCATCTATAAAAGCTTCGAACAGTTCATCGGAAAACCTGAAGATTTTATTTTTCTAGGTCTGCTTCCAAGTTATCTGGAAAAACAAAATTCATCACTGATTTACATGGTAGATTATTTGATGAAAAAATCAGACAAGCCTGAAAATGGATATTTTCTGTACAATCACGTTGATTTATTCAAGCTTTTGAATGAATTAAAAGATAAAAAAGTGATTCTTTTCGGAGTTTCTTTTGCGCTTCTTGATTTTCTCGATTATTGTAATTCTGAACGAAGTGAAGAATCTCCGAATTCTTTAAAGAATTTAGTAGTAATAGAAACCGGAGGGATGAAAGGGCGTAAAGAAGAAATGACAAAAGATGAATTGCTGAAAATTCTTCAGAATGGTTTTAAAACTGAGAAAATTTATTCAGAATATTCAATGACCGAACTGCTTTCGCAGGCATATTCTTTAGGTGAAAATGTCTACGAATGTCCAAAGTGGATGAGGGTTTTGATCAGAAATGTAGAAGATCCTTTTAGTTATGAAACTGCCGGGAAAACCGGGGCAATCAATATTATTGACTTGGCAAATATTCATTCCTGCTCTTTCATTGCAACGCAGGATTTGGGTAAATTGTTATCCGAGGATGAAAAGAAATTTCAGGTGTTGGGAAGGATTGATCATTCGGATATTCGAGGTTGTAGCTTGTTAGTTAGTTAG